One genomic region from Reichenbachiella ulvae encodes:
- a CDS encoding CBS domain-containing protein has translation MIAKDLINYTIPPLKLSDTIEKARDWMSEFHIHELPVVKDGKFIGVFNENLLFDQMEGLELIKDVQLLSAHLYVDENEHYYEVLKKAYESSSNLVAVINDEKKYIGCITVQDVVEAFSKMSAINSPGTIIVARMSMMDYSMAEISRIIESEGGKILSSFTEHAGDDENIRLTLKVNLENSTSIVSALQRFGYNIIAIFGKGDEDQLEKDRLDILMRYLKV, from the coding sequence ATGATAGCCAAAGATCTGATCAACTATACCATTCCACCTCTCAAGCTTAGCGATACCATCGAAAAAGCACGTGACTGGATGAGTGAATTTCATATTCACGAATTGCCGGTAGTAAAGGATGGTAAGTTCATCGGTGTCTTCAATGAGAACTTGCTTTTCGATCAAATGGAAGGTCTCGAACTGATTAAAGATGTTCAATTGTTGAGCGCTCATTTGTACGTCGATGAGAATGAACATTACTACGAAGTGCTAAAAAAAGCCTACGAGTCTTCTTCCAATCTGGTAGCGGTAATCAACGATGAAAAAAAATACATAGGTTGTATCACTGTTCAGGATGTCGTTGAGGCCTTCTCTAAAATGTCTGCCATTAACAGTCCAGGCACCATCATAGTGGCACGCATGAGCATGATGGATTATTCTATGGCCGAAATCAGTAGAATCATCGAATCAGAAGGGGGTAAAATACTTAGCAGCTTTACCGAGCATGCCGGTGATGACGAAAACATCAGACTGACTCTAAAAGTCAATCTGGAGAATAGCACCAGTATCGTCTCTGCACTTCAAAGGTTCGGGTACAACATCATCGCAATATTTGGAAAAGGGGATGAGGATCAATTAGAAAAAGATCGTCTCGACATATTGATGCGATATTTAAAAGTCTGA
- a CDS encoding NAD kinase: MRIALHGRINREDSIHYLQQIIEEIKSNGSEVLFTSELHHSCLGHFKTEGFEVVDDKFDLSTVDYFFSLGGDGTLLETVSKVGSLETPILGINLGKLGFLATINKKDVASAMKGFFAKEFSFDDRMLIHLDSNRDVFHGQNFALNEVAVMKRDTSSMIIVHCYIDGEFVNTYWADGLMVSTPTGSTGYSLSAGGPLVLPQSDSFIITPVSPHNLNVRPLIVSGSSIISFEIEGKGRSFLTSLDSRSYKVDNNVKLSVRKESFCARLVKLKGDNFFDTLRVKLNWGLDIRN; this comes from the coding sequence ATGCGAATTGCTTTACACGGAAGAATCAACCGAGAAGATTCTATCCATTATCTCCAACAAATAATAGAAGAAATAAAATCGAATGGCTCTGAAGTATTATTCACTTCAGAACTTCATCATTCGTGTCTGGGACACTTCAAGACAGAAGGCTTTGAAGTAGTTGATGATAAATTTGATCTGAGCACTGTAGACTATTTTTTTAGTCTGGGAGGTGATGGCACATTGTTAGAAACTGTATCCAAAGTAGGAAGTTTAGAAACTCCTATTCTTGGTATAAATTTAGGTAAGCTCGGTTTTTTGGCAACTATCAATAAAAAGGATGTAGCCTCTGCTATGAAAGGATTCTTTGCTAAAGAATTTTCTTTTGATGACCGAATGCTGATCCATCTAGATAGCAATCGTGACGTTTTTCACGGACAGAACTTCGCTCTGAATGAAGTCGCGGTTATGAAAAGGGACACCTCTTCGATGATCATTGTCCATTGCTACATAGATGGCGAATTTGTCAATACCTATTGGGCTGATGGATTGATGGTCTCAACCCCTACTGGCTCTACAGGGTATTCTCTAAGTGCAGGAGGTCCTTTGGTTCTCCCTCAGTCAGATAGTTTCATCATTACCCCAGTCAGTCCGCACAACCTCAATGTTCGTCCATTAATAGTATCCGGATCTAGCATCATTTCTTTCGAAATCGAGGGTAAAGGTCGTTCCTTCCTTACCTCATTAGATTCTCGTTCTTACAAGGTGGACAACAACGTAAAACTTTCAGTTCGAAAGGAATCCTTTTGCGCTCGACTGGTCAAACTAAAAGGCGACAATTTTTTCGATACCCTTAGGGTGAAACTTAATTGGGGCCTGGATATTAGGAATTAG